Proteins encoded together in one Myxocyprinus asiaticus isolate MX2 ecotype Aquarium Trade chromosome 21, UBuf_Myxa_2, whole genome shotgun sequence window:
- the LOC127411813 gene encoding sorbin and SH3 domain-containing protein 1-like, with the protein MHCLFCYPACLPMDYKGGDGCMISPCSSVNSHSVLASNALVSQYKTKKPLSATKACIPQILPSKFKPKLSTITTDESQERWTKPTQRPKAHSCEDLHQNGDTTDSDHRLNSASKGCCSPESRNLYKNGSVVGSVRSTAEFSALYRNMHNIQRPSSLGSSSHGSVRCLASLFEKPGGVITMERAEIIPREAVTFRVMEFERIIQRTNSAPTRSASMPILPSNPSPCHSPAPLCFLQSAISAETLVMPGPAHTEDCPEIDPEDQAHKEEASVSVECLITSEQNHNSRTDSPLENESKSEETGSCTHDAAKDTTSEPTGHHNQHFHHDNFPLHLKQSKCKGTCPASCTRFTTILRHERQQANTLQEKRCSPPRNLLLMGPAPFSLRRSLHSQQAKKTCALTAMKPMAGDPMENRLFTPRPRPVIPQRLSSLEVLDRLSNEESSPCEGCNSDDLTDVECTEANKDTSEGGYTKSVMSVRFSTLLFSLLSALLSSPSDFTFLISVVCIVWPTLCGLQPNWHFIHFHCVV; encoded by the coding sequence ATGCACTGTTTGTTCTGTTATCCTGCATGCCTGCCAATGGATTATAAAGGTGGGGATGGCTGTATGATTTCACCCTGCTCCTCTGTAAATAGTCACTCAGTTCTTGCCAGTAATGCACTAGTTTCTCAATATAAGACTAAAAAGCCCTTGTCTGCCACCAAAGCCTGCATCCCTCAAATTCTTCCCTCCAAGTTTAAGCCCAAACTATCTACTATCACTACTGATGAGAGCCAGGAGAGATGGACCAAGCCAACACAGCGGCCCAAAGCACACAGCTGTGAGGATCTGCACCAGAATGGAGATACAACAGATAGCGATCACAGGTTAAACTCAGCTTCCAAGGGCTGCTGTTCACCCGAGAGCAGGAACCTTTACAAAAATGGATCCGTTGTGGGATCTGTGAGGAGTACGGCTGAGTTCTCTGCTCTCTATCGGAACATGCATAACATTCAGAGGCCAAGCTCCCTGGGTTCCAGTTCCCATGGAAGTGTCCGCTGCCTGGCTTCCCTTTTCGAGAAGCCAGGGGGTGTCATTACCATGGAGAGGGCCGAGATCATCCCTCGAGAAGCCGTGACGTTCCGGGTGATGGAGTTTGAGCGCATCATTCAGCGTACCAACTCTGCCCCCACACGCTCTGCCTCGATGCCCATACTCCCTAGTAACCCAAGCCCTTGCCATAGCCCTGCACCACTCTGCTTCCTCCAATCTGCTATCTCAGCAGAGACTCTGGTCATGCCAGGGCCTGCACACACTGAGGACTGCCCAGAAATAGATCCAGAGGACCAGGCCCACAAAGAGGAAGCTTCTGTTTCAGTAGAGTGCTTGATCACCTCTGAGCAGAACCACAACTCAAGAACTGACTCCCCTTTGGAAAATGAGAGCAAATCAGAGGAGACAGGCAGTTGTACACATGATGCTGCCAAAGACACAACCTCAGAACCCACAGGTCACCATAACCAACATTTCCACCATGATAACTTCCCCCTACACCTCAAACAAAGCAAGTGCAAAGGCACCTGCCCAGCCTCCTGCACCCGTTTCACCACAATCCTCAGGCATGAGCGACAACAGGCCAACACCCTGCAAGAGAAGAGATGTTCTCCTCCAAGAAACTTGCTTCTAATGGGCCCAGCCCCTTTCTCCTTAAGGAGATCACTACATAGTCAACAGGCCAAAAAGACTTGCGCTCTCACTGCCATGAAACCAATGGCTGGAGACCCGATGGAGAACCGTCTCTTCACTCCTAGGCCAAGGCCTGTCATTCCGCAGCGCCTGTCCTCCTTGGAGGTGCTGGATAGGCTCAGTAATGAAGAAAGTTCTCCCTGTGAGGGGTGCAACTCAGATGACCTTACAGATGTGGAATGCACAGAAGCCAATAAAGATACCTCTGAAGGTGGCTATACTAAGAGTGTCATGAGTGTCAGATTTTCCACACTCCTTTTTTCTCTCCTGTCTGCTCTTCTGTCATCACCAAGTgactttacttttttaatttctgTAGTGTGCATTGTGTGGCCAACTTTGTGTGGTTTGCAACCAAACTGgcattttattcatttccattgtgttgtgtaa